The sequence TCCCCTCGGAAACGGAGTCGAGGCCGCCGACGAACTGGGGAGGGTGGTGGGGAAAGAACGCGTCCTGGGTGGGCTCTGCCGGATCTTGAGCTACCTCGTGGCTCCCGGCCGGATCCGGCACGCGGCCATGGACCCGCGCGTCGAGTTCGGTGAGCGAGATGGCCGCGAGAGCGCGAGGGTGGGGGCATTGCGGGCCATCTTCGAGAGGGCCCGCGGCCTCTCGGTGCACACGCCCGGGGACATCAACGTCGCGGTCTGGGAGAAGTTTCTCTTCATCGCCCCCTTCAGCGGTCTGGGCGCGGTGACCCGAATGCCGGCGGGCGTCATGCGCGGGGTACCCGAGACCCGCGACCTGCTGACGACGGCGATGCAGGAAGTCTGGGACCTGGCCCGAGCGCGGGGGATCGCGGTTGGGGACGAGGCCGTGGCGCGGACCATGCGCTTCGTCGATGGGATGCCCAAAGACGCCACCGCATCCATGCAGCGCGACATTCTCGAGGGACGCCCCTCGGAGCTCGAGTACCAGAACGGTGCGGTCGTGCGCCTGGGTCGGGAAGGGGGGGTGC is a genomic window of Vicinamibacteria bacterium containing:
- a CDS encoding 2-dehydropantoate 2-reductase, with translation MRIVIFGAGGVGGYFGGRLAQAGESVVFIARGEHLKAIRAEGLRVESIAGDFQVRAEATDDCGSVGQVDAVLVCVKAWQVQEAAQRMAPMLGPQGFVVPLGNGVEAADELGRVVGKERVLGGLCRILSYLVAPGRIRHAAMDPRVEFGERDGRESARVGALRAIFERARGLSVHTPGDINVAVWEKFLFIAPFSGLGAVTRMPAGVMRGVPETRDLLTTAMQEVWDLARARGIAVGDEAVARTMRFVDGMPKDATASMQRDILEGRPSELEYQNGAVVRLGREGGVPVAVNEFIYRCLLPSELRARDRLSGVA